In Kryptolebias marmoratus isolate JLee-2015 linkage group LG22, ASM164957v2, whole genome shotgun sequence, a single window of DNA contains:
- the LOC108242853 gene encoding monocarboxylate transporter 12-B-like isoform X1, with product MAATKEEKLEEGRTMSVVMKPPEGGWGWMIVAGCFLATICIRAVTRCISMFFVEFQMHFEKDYSSTAWIHSMVDSTTMLCAPLGSFLGNRLSCRATVFLGGLLSSAGLVLSSFASSLEFLYISLGLITGLGFALSYTPAIAMVGRYFSERKTLAYGISMSGSGIGTFLLAPAVQLLIKHYSWRGALLILGGFVSNLCVCGALMRPLEQESVERMWENNLENVAKAHETAVRKSEFTQPVAADCSQVVPKQQKMHNLKDTHDLVIAIGTFQSFGYENNRLQGNITLLPNPNLPDKRMTDKKMEECILFSNKLETMLGEMEELDQNGSMVNDSKPVDSIGSKNTSAAANSTGQNSESNEVNTIDDFDETVSTEPLVNSLPLSRQQSFCLKFKEEFGFFVIPNFLVLSVSFLFLAYACSAPVVYLVPYALSRGVKHQHAAFLMSIFGVSGIVGNITFGWLTDRKSLKRYRILSYILAIGMEGLCCISLPFLHSFSFLVPFSTLYGYFDGAYVALIPVVTSDTVGSTHLTSALGLVYFLHAVPYLVSPPIGGWLVDWSGNYASTFFLSGASFILSSLVLLAAVSVSHVILPRGVARSGERHPQETKPSQLAPDFYKRKAVSASDI from the exons ATGGCAGCCACCAAGGAGGAGAAACTTGAGGAAGGCAGAACGATGTCTGTAGTCATGAAACCACCAGAGGGTGGCTGGGGTTGGATGATAGTCGCCGGATGTTTCCTCGCTACCATCTGCATTCGTGCAGTGACCAG ATGCATCTCCATGTTTTTTGTGGAGTTTCAGATGCACTTTGAGAAGGATTACTCCTCCACGGCTTGGATCCACAGTATGGTTgactccaccaccatgctgtGTG CTCCTCTCGGTAGTTTCCTTGGCAACCGTCTCTCCTGCAGAGCAACAGTCTTTTTGGGGGGCCTCCTGTCCTCTGCTGGCCTGGTCCTCAGCTCTTTTGCCTCCAGTCTGGAATTCCTCTACATTTCTTTGGGATTAATCACAG GTCTTGGCTTTGCTCTCAGCTACACACCAGCCATAGCAATGGTTGGAAGGTACTTCAGTGAGAGGAAAACTCTAGCCTATGGCATCTCCATGTCTG GCAGTGGCATCGGGACTTTCCTTCTGGCTCCTGCAGTTCAGCTGCTTATCAAACATTACTCCTGGAGAGGAGCTTTGCTCATTCTTGGGGGGTTTGTTTCCaacctgtgtgtttgtggtgctCTGATGAGGCCACTGGAACAAGAGAGTGTTGAAAG gATGTGGGAGAACAACCTGGAAAATGTGGCGAAAGCCCACGAGACAGCTGTTCGGAAATCTGAATTCACTCAACCGGTAGCTGCTGACTGCAGCCAAGTGGTgccaaaacagcagaaaatgcaCAACTTAAAGGACACACACGATCTTGTCATTGCCATTggaacatttcaaagttttggATATGAAAATAACAGACTTCAGGGGAACATAACACTACTACCAAACCCCAATCTGCCTGATAAGAGGATGACAGATAAGAAGATGGAAGAATGCATTTTGTTTAGCAATAAACTGGAGACGATGTTAGGAGAGATGGAAGAATTGGATCAAAATGGCAGCATGGTCAATGACTCAAAACCAGTGGACAGCATCGGCTCGAAAAACACGTCAGCAGCTGCTAACTCAACAGGACAAAATTCAGAATCTAATGAAGTAAACACAATAGATGACTTTGATGAAACTGTTTCTACTGAACCTTTGGTAAACTCACTGCCGTTGTCCAGACAGCAGTCTTTTTGTCTCAAGTTCAAGGAGGAGTTTGGCTTCTTTGTGATACCCAACTTCTTGGTCCTGTCAGTGTCCTTCCTGTTTCTGGCGTATGCCTGTAGTGCTCCTGTAGTCTATCTTGTTCCTTACGCCCTCAGCAGAGGGGTCAAGCATCAGCATGCCGCCTTTCTTATGTCTATATTTGGTGTCAGTGGAATCGTTGGCAATATCACCTTTGGATGGctcacagacaggaa ATCTCTAAAGAGATATCGCATCCTTAGCTACATCCTGGCAATAGGCATGGAGGGCCTTTGCTGTATATCCCTGCCTTTCCTACATTCCTTCTCCTTCCTGGTGCCATTTTCCACACTCTATGGGTACTTTGATGGGGCGTATGTGGCACTAATACCAGTCGTGACCTCTGACACTGTTGGCTCCACCCATCTTACCTCGGCCTTGGGCCTGGTTTACTTCCTGCATGCTGTGCCATATTTGGTCAGCCCACCTATTGGAG GCTGGTTAGTAGACTGGTCAGGAAACTATGCATCAACCTTCTTCCTCAGCGGTGCTTCCTTCATCCTCAGCTCTTTGGTCCTGCTGGCTGCTGTTTCCGTCTCGCATGTGATATTACCTCGTGGAGTGGCTCGGAGTGGAGAAAGGCATCCGCAAGAAACAAAACCGTCACAACTTGCGCCTGATTTCTACAAAAGGAAAGCCGTGTCAGCATCTGAtatatga
- the LOC108242853 gene encoding monocarboxylate transporter 12-B-like isoform X2 has protein sequence MAATKEEKLEEGRTMSVVMKPPEGGWGWMIVAGCFLATICIRAVTRCISMFFVEFQMHFEKDYSSTAWIHSMVDSTTMLCAPLGSFLGNRLSCRATVFLGGLLSSAGLVLSSFASSLEFLYISLGLITGSGIGTFLLAPAVQLLIKHYSWRGALLILGGFVSNLCVCGALMRPLEQESVERMWENNLENVAKAHETAVRKSEFTQPVAADCSQVVPKQQKMHNLKDTHDLVIAIGTFQSFGYENNRLQGNITLLPNPNLPDKRMTDKKMEECILFSNKLETMLGEMEELDQNGSMVNDSKPVDSIGSKNTSAAANSTGQNSESNEVNTIDDFDETVSTEPLVNSLPLSRQQSFCLKFKEEFGFFVIPNFLVLSVSFLFLAYACSAPVVYLVPYALSRGVKHQHAAFLMSIFGVSGIVGNITFGWLTDRKSLKRYRILSYILAIGMEGLCCISLPFLHSFSFLVPFSTLYGYFDGAYVALIPVVTSDTVGSTHLTSALGLVYFLHAVPYLVSPPIGGWLVDWSGNYASTFFLSGASFILSSLVLLAAVSVSHVILPRGVARSGERHPQETKPSQLAPDFYKRKAVSASDI, from the exons ATGGCAGCCACCAAGGAGGAGAAACTTGAGGAAGGCAGAACGATGTCTGTAGTCATGAAACCACCAGAGGGTGGCTGGGGTTGGATGATAGTCGCCGGATGTTTCCTCGCTACCATCTGCATTCGTGCAGTGACCAG ATGCATCTCCATGTTTTTTGTGGAGTTTCAGATGCACTTTGAGAAGGATTACTCCTCCACGGCTTGGATCCACAGTATGGTTgactccaccaccatgctgtGTG CTCCTCTCGGTAGTTTCCTTGGCAACCGTCTCTCCTGCAGAGCAACAGTCTTTTTGGGGGGCCTCCTGTCCTCTGCTGGCCTGGTCCTCAGCTCTTTTGCCTCCAGTCTGGAATTCCTCTACATTTCTTTGGGATTAATCACAG GCAGTGGCATCGGGACTTTCCTTCTGGCTCCTGCAGTTCAGCTGCTTATCAAACATTACTCCTGGAGAGGAGCTTTGCTCATTCTTGGGGGGTTTGTTTCCaacctgtgtgtttgtggtgctCTGATGAGGCCACTGGAACAAGAGAGTGTTGAAAG gATGTGGGAGAACAACCTGGAAAATGTGGCGAAAGCCCACGAGACAGCTGTTCGGAAATCTGAATTCACTCAACCGGTAGCTGCTGACTGCAGCCAAGTGGTgccaaaacagcagaaaatgcaCAACTTAAAGGACACACACGATCTTGTCATTGCCATTggaacatttcaaagttttggATATGAAAATAACAGACTTCAGGGGAACATAACACTACTACCAAACCCCAATCTGCCTGATAAGAGGATGACAGATAAGAAGATGGAAGAATGCATTTTGTTTAGCAATAAACTGGAGACGATGTTAGGAGAGATGGAAGAATTGGATCAAAATGGCAGCATGGTCAATGACTCAAAACCAGTGGACAGCATCGGCTCGAAAAACACGTCAGCAGCTGCTAACTCAACAGGACAAAATTCAGAATCTAATGAAGTAAACACAATAGATGACTTTGATGAAACTGTTTCTACTGAACCTTTGGTAAACTCACTGCCGTTGTCCAGACAGCAGTCTTTTTGTCTCAAGTTCAAGGAGGAGTTTGGCTTCTTTGTGATACCCAACTTCTTGGTCCTGTCAGTGTCCTTCCTGTTTCTGGCGTATGCCTGTAGTGCTCCTGTAGTCTATCTTGTTCCTTACGCCCTCAGCAGAGGGGTCAAGCATCAGCATGCCGCCTTTCTTATGTCTATATTTGGTGTCAGTGGAATCGTTGGCAATATCACCTTTGGATGGctcacagacaggaa ATCTCTAAAGAGATATCGCATCCTTAGCTACATCCTGGCAATAGGCATGGAGGGCCTTTGCTGTATATCCCTGCCTTTCCTACATTCCTTCTCCTTCCTGGTGCCATTTTCCACACTCTATGGGTACTTTGATGGGGCGTATGTGGCACTAATACCAGTCGTGACCTCTGACACTGTTGGCTCCACCCATCTTACCTCGGCCTTGGGCCTGGTTTACTTCCTGCATGCTGTGCCATATTTGGTCAGCCCACCTATTGGAG GCTGGTTAGTAGACTGGTCAGGAAACTATGCATCAACCTTCTTCCTCAGCGGTGCTTCCTTCATCCTCAGCTCTTTGGTCCTGCTGGCTGCTGTTTCCGTCTCGCATGTGATATTACCTCGTGGAGTGGCTCGGAGTGGAGAAAGGCATCCGCAAGAAACAAAACCGTCACAACTTGCGCCTGATTTCTACAAAAGGAAAGCCGTGTCAGCATCTGAtatatga